A region from the Desulfoglaeba alkanexedens ALDC genome encodes:
- the rimI gene encoding ribosomal protein S18-alanine N-acetyltransferase, with protein MTGFSGASPPIRIAEMGLGDLPEVLEIEKASHVEPWDERFFREEFERPHSRLLVALKQATEVAGYICFWMVADEVQIFNLAVAPGERRRGVGRSLLLEALKIACRNKARLALLEVRRGNTAARRLYESVGFRPAGIRPGYYGVGREAAVLMELEMDRAWRSRWFAGSDPDPTEGVSWSLRHP; from the coding sequence ATGACGGGCTTCAGCGGGGCGTCCCCTCCGATCCGCATCGCCGAAATGGGTCTCGGTGACCTTCCGGAAGTCCTGGAAATCGAAAAGGCCAGCCATGTGGAGCCTTGGGATGAACGATTTTTCAGGGAGGAATTCGAAAGGCCCCATTCACGGTTGCTTGTGGCACTGAAACAGGCGACGGAGGTGGCGGGCTACATCTGTTTCTGGATGGTGGCCGACGAAGTGCAGATCTTCAACCTGGCGGTGGCACCTGGCGAGCGGCGCCGGGGCGTTGGGCGGTCGCTCCTTCTGGAGGCCTTGAAGATCGCCTGCCGAAACAAGGCCCGCCTTGCGCTGCTCGAGGTGCGTCGGGGCAACACAGCGGCCCGGCGTCTCTACGAAAGCGTGGGCTTCCGTCCCGCAGGGATTCGACCCGGCTATTACGGCGTCGGCCGGGAAGCCGCCGTGCTGATGGAACTGGAAATGGACCGCGCATGGCGATCCAGGTGGTTCGCCGGAAGCGACCCGGATCCAACGGAAGGTGTTTCATGGAGTTTGCGACATCCGTAA
- a CDS encoding PTS sugar transporter subunit IIA: MIGLVVVSHCGVAEEMLCAVELILGHLEGMRAVSMDPRKSLEAMGAELSDAVKAVDSGKGVLILTDLFGGTPANVSFSLLGPNVEILCGVNLPMLIKFAACRGDGSLRKVAETLRDYGRRHITLAGEVLAKPVARA, encoded by the coding sequence ATGATCGGGCTCGTCGTGGTATCCCACTGCGGGGTGGCGGAAGAAATGTTGTGCGCGGTTGAGCTGATTCTGGGGCATCTTGAGGGGATGCGGGCCGTTTCCATGGATCCGCGCAAGTCGCTGGAAGCCATGGGCGCCGAACTTTCGGATGCCGTCAAGGCGGTGGATTCCGGCAAAGGGGTCCTGATCCTGACGGATCTTTTCGGCGGCACTCCGGCGAACGTGAGCTTCTCTTTGCTCGGCCCCAACGTGGAGATCCTTTGCGGCGTGAATCTTCCCATGCTCATCAAGTTCGCCGCCTGCCGCGGCGACGGATCCCTCAGGAAAGTGGCCGAGACTCTGAGGGATTACGGCCGGCGCCACATTACGCTTGCCGGCGAAGTGCTGGCTAAACCGGTCGCGAGGGCGTGA
- the rapZ gene encoding RNase adapter RapZ, with the protein MENRKIHVVVVTGLSGSGKSTAIKAFEDIGYFCIDNLPVPLLPQFLSLCEKDMPTINRVALGIDIRGRSFLRDYEPIFESMERSGYSLEIIFLEASDESLQRRFSQTRRLHPMASADTHLRDAIAGERRELTALRSRADRIVDTTNLSVHQLKALITRTYSLLNDKERLSVQVLSFGFKYGIPYEADLVMDVRFLPNPYFVEDLRSLDGRTRQVRDWVLRWPEAEGFVREYTGLLFKLLPQYINEGKRFLTIAIGCTGGKHRSVVIAEQVADKLRTKGYYVVLFHRDILLE; encoded by the coding sequence ATGGAAAATCGGAAGATTCACGTGGTCGTGGTCACGGGGCTTTCCGGGTCGGGAAAGAGTACCGCCATCAAAGCTTTTGAAGATATTGGCTATTTCTGCATCGACAACCTGCCCGTGCCCCTGCTGCCCCAGTTTCTATCGCTTTGCGAAAAAGACATGCCCACCATCAATCGGGTGGCCCTGGGTATCGACATCCGGGGCCGATCGTTTCTCAGGGACTACGAACCGATCTTTGAGTCCATGGAAAGGTCCGGCTACTCCCTGGAAATCATCTTTCTGGAAGCCTCGGACGAATCGCTCCAACGGCGGTTCAGTCAAACTCGGCGCCTTCATCCCATGGCCTCGGCCGACACGCACCTTCGCGACGCCATCGCCGGCGAACGGAGGGAACTGACGGCGCTGCGGTCACGGGCCGACCGGATCGTGGACACCACCAATCTTTCGGTCCATCAATTGAAAGCGTTGATCACGCGGACGTATTCGCTTCTGAACGACAAGGAGCGGCTGAGCGTCCAGGTGCTTTCCTTCGGTTTCAAATACGGGATCCCTTATGAAGCCGATCTAGTGATGGACGTGCGATTTCTTCCAAACCCTTACTTCGTGGAGGATCTGCGCTCCCTGGACGGGAGGACTCGGCAGGTGCGCGACTGGGTCCTGCGGTGGCCGGAAGCCGAAGGCTTCGTGAGGGAGTACACGGGCCTACTGTTCAAGCTTCTTCCGCAATACATCAACGAAGGAAAGCGGTTTTTGACCATCGCCATCGGGTGCACCGGAGGTAAGCATCGGTCGGTGGTGATCGCCGAGCAGGTGGCTGACAAGTTGCGGACGAAGGGTTATTATGTTGTATTATTCCATCGTGATATTCTCTTGGAGTGA
- a CDS encoding PTS sugar transporter subunit IIA: MKILDILPMEAIIAELKGTTKREVLEELTGALLHYKPHLDRERLIEVLLERERLGSTGIGEGIAIPHGKIENLDHLALSFGRSSRGVDFESMDGKPAHLFFLLVAPESCAGIHLRALAKIARLLKNNTVRKRLSGAASREEIYSIIKQEDDDF, encoded by the coding sequence ATGAAGATACTGGACATTCTCCCCATGGAAGCGATCATAGCGGAGCTCAAAGGAACGACCAAGCGGGAAGTCCTCGAGGAACTGACCGGTGCCCTGCTGCATTATAAGCCTCATCTGGATCGGGAACGCCTGATCGAAGTGCTGTTGGAGCGCGAACGGCTGGGAAGCACGGGGATCGGCGAAGGCATCGCCATCCCTCACGGAAAGATCGAAAACCTGGATCACCTGGCTCTTTCTTTCGGCAGGTCCTCGCGGGGCGTCGACTTCGAGTCCATGGACGGTAAGCCGGCACATCTCTTCTTCCTGCTGGTCGCACCCGAAAGCTGCGCCGGAATCCACCTGCGGGCGCTGGCGAAGATCGCCCGACTGCTGAAGAACAACACCGTCCGAAAACGGCTGAGTGGAGCCGCGTCCCGCGAAGAGATCTATTCGATCATCAAGCAGGAAGACGACGATTTCTAG
- the hpf gene encoding ribosome hibernation-promoting factor, HPF/YfiA family: MQINVTFRNIEPSPALKDYAEEKISRVKKYVDEPIEANIVLKVEKFRHIAEATIDANGIRINGVEETEDMYSAIDMVSDNIESQIKKYKDKLRKRKPPAGEKNLQAASEVLEWAEEDEERGPQVVKTEQIHAKPMDLDEAVMQLNLSNGGFLVFTNRHTNRVNVLYKRNDGNFGLIEPIQ; encoded by the coding sequence ATGCAGATCAACGTCACTTTTCGTAATATAGAACCTTCTCCCGCCCTGAAGGACTACGCTGAAGAGAAGATTTCCCGGGTCAAGAAGTACGTGGACGAACCCATTGAAGCCAATATCGTGCTGAAGGTGGAAAAGTTCCGGCATATTGCGGAAGCGACCATCGACGCCAACGGTATTCGCATCAACGGCGTGGAAGAGACCGAAGACATGTATTCCGCTATAGATATGGTTTCGGATAACATTGAATCCCAAATCAAGAAATACAAGGACAAGCTCAGGAAGCGGAAACCGCCGGCGGGGGAAAAGAACCTGCAGGCGGCCTCGGAAGTGCTCGAATGGGCCGAAGAGGATGAGGAACGCGGGCCCCAGGTGGTGAAAACGGAACAGATCCACGCCAAGCCCATGGACCTGGACGAAGCGGTGATGCAGCTAAACCTTTCCAACGGCGGGTTCCTCGTCTTCACGAACCGCCACACGAACCGCGTCAACGTTCTTTACAAACGAAACGACGGCAACTTCGGGCTCATCGAACCCATACAATGA
- the rpoN gene encoding RNA polymerase factor sigma-54 encodes MALELKQQMKLSQQLIITPQLQQAIKLLQLSRLELVETIREELETNPVLEDGQEETAEREEGEIEAEPAQETYAEVEITEKVREDFDWEAYLEEYNTSTPVLVERDPGQDYPSYEQRLTHKPSLEDHLIWQLRLSGLDDDEKEIGAAVIGNLNRDGYLVATIEEIAEMTAVTPEQVEKVLRKVQTFDPPGVAARDLRECLLIQAHNLPLPNGLVIDIIENHLHFLENRNYQGLVRALKKSQEEVKEAVDIILGMDPRPGSAYTEDDVQYISPDVFVIRVDDEFVVLLNEDGMPKLKVNPYYKEALGRNSDVSGDTKEYIQSKLRSAAWLIKSIHQRQRTLYKVAQSIVNFQRDFLERGVSHLKPMVLRDVAEDVGMHESTISRVTTNKYMHTPQGIFELKYFFNSSINSVVGDAVASESVKEQIRRIVREEDPGKPYSDQEIVDLLKRDNIRIARRTVAKYREMLGILPSHKRKQLLWGENGG; translated from the coding sequence ATGGCACTGGAACTCAAACAGCAAATGAAGCTTTCCCAGCAACTGATCATCACGCCTCAGTTGCAACAGGCCATCAAGCTGCTCCAACTGTCACGCCTCGAATTGGTGGAAACCATTCGCGAAGAACTGGAAACCAACCCGGTCCTGGAAGATGGCCAGGAGGAGACCGCGGAACGGGAAGAGGGGGAAATCGAGGCCGAACCGGCTCAGGAAACGTACGCCGAAGTGGAAATCACCGAGAAGGTCCGTGAAGATTTCGACTGGGAAGCCTACCTGGAGGAATACAATACCAGCACACCGGTTCTGGTTGAACGGGACCCGGGTCAGGACTACCCTTCCTACGAACAGCGCCTCACCCACAAACCTTCCCTGGAAGACCACCTGATCTGGCAGCTGCGCCTTTCCGGCCTGGACGACGACGAAAAGGAAATTGGAGCCGCCGTCATCGGCAACCTCAATCGGGACGGCTACCTGGTGGCCACCATCGAAGAAATCGCCGAAATGACGGCGGTGACCCCGGAGCAGGTGGAAAAGGTTCTGCGCAAGGTCCAGACCTTCGACCCCCCCGGGGTGGCGGCCCGCGATTTGCGCGAATGCCTGCTCATCCAGGCTCATAACCTGCCCCTTCCCAACGGCCTTGTGATCGACATCATCGAAAACCACCTCCATTTCCTCGAAAACCGCAATTACCAGGGACTGGTCCGGGCGCTCAAGAAATCGCAGGAAGAAGTCAAGGAAGCCGTGGACATCATTCTCGGGATGGACCCCAGACCCGGGAGCGCCTACACGGAAGACGACGTCCAGTACATCAGCCCGGACGTTTTCGTGATCAGAGTGGACGACGAATTCGTGGTCCTTCTGAACGAAGACGGCATGCCCAAGCTCAAGGTGAACCCCTACTACAAGGAAGCCTTGGGCCGGAATTCCGACGTTTCAGGAGACACGAAGGAGTACATCCAGTCCAAGCTGCGTTCCGCCGCCTGGCTGATCAAGAGTATCCACCAGCGCCAGAGAACACTTTACAAGGTCGCCCAAAGCATCGTCAATTTCCAACGCGATTTCCTAGAAAGGGGCGTCTCTCACCTCAAACCCATGGTCCTTCGGGACGTGGCCGAAGATGTGGGGATGCACGAGTCGACCATCAGTCGAGTGACAACCAATAAGTATATGCATACCCCTCAGGGGATTTTTGAGTTGAAATATTTCTTCAACAGTTCCATAAACAGCGTCGTGGGAGACGCGGTGGCGTCCGAAAGCGTGAAGGAGCAGATACGCCGGATCGTGCGCGAAGAGGATCCGGGAAAGCCTTACAGCGACCAGGAAATCGTCGACCTGTTGAAGAGGGACAATATCCGGATCGCCCGGCGGACAGTGGCCAAGTACCGGGAAATGCTTGGTATCCTTCCGTCTCACAAAAGGAAGCAGTTGTTGTGGGGAGAAAACGGCGGCTAG
- the lptB gene encoding LPS export ABC transporter ATP-binding protein yields MGCASRSLRIRELVKNYGGRCVVDHVNLDLEQGEIVGLLGPNGAGKSTTFYMVVGIIRPDAGTVHLDGENIGNDPMYLRARKGIAYLPQEPSVFRKLTVEENVMAILETLDLGRAERRERLKALLADLNISHLARNKAERLSGGERRRLEISRALVTEPSFILLDEPFAGIDPIAVAEIQGLIRSLKDRGIGVLISDHNVRETLKVCDRAYIMHEGRILEEGVPEMIARSERARETYLGQGFSL; encoded by the coding sequence ATGGGTTGCGCTTCGAGGTCGCTCCGGATTCGGGAACTCGTGAAGAACTACGGCGGACGCTGCGTGGTGGACCACGTGAACCTGGATCTGGAACAGGGAGAAATCGTGGGGCTCCTGGGACCGAACGGTGCCGGAAAATCCACGACCTTTTACATGGTGGTCGGAATCATCCGCCCGGATGCGGGAACCGTTCACCTGGACGGCGAGAACATCGGAAACGACCCCATGTATCTTAGGGCTCGAAAGGGCATCGCCTACCTGCCCCAGGAGCCTTCCGTTTTCCGGAAGCTCACCGTGGAAGAAAACGTCATGGCGATCCTCGAAACCCTGGATCTGGGACGCGCGGAGCGCAGAGAAAGACTCAAGGCGCTCCTGGCGGATCTCAATATCTCGCACCTGGCCCGAAACAAGGCGGAACGGCTGTCGGGGGGCGAACGGCGACGGCTCGAAATCAGCCGGGCACTGGTTACGGAACCCAGCTTCATTCTGCTCGACGAACCGTTTGCGGGAATCGATCCCATCGCCGTGGCCGAGATTCAGGGGCTCATCCGTTCCCTGAAGGACCGGGGTATCGGGGTTCTCATTTCGGACCACAACGTCCGGGAAACCCTCAAGGTATGCGACCGGGCCTACATCATGCACGAAGGCCGCATCCTGGAGGAGGGAGTTCCCGAGATGATCGCTCGAAGCGAACGGGCCCGCGAGACCTACTTGGGGCAGGGATTCTCCCTGTAA
- the lptA gene encoding lipopolysaccharide transport periplasmic protein LptA, producing the protein MKRHSRIFTWAAAIAAGLLWTAVVQTGSVNPAAAAETPKGPEVKALAGGSPLHVASDRMVVDQRSNTIRFEGHVVVKQDDLVITGKRLTVYAKEGADLAENQMMEEVERIEVEGEVTITREDKVARAEKAVFFQKEQKIMLSGNPRLMQGKNTVQGRLITLYLEEERSVVEGTSDQPVQAVLHPKRSED; encoded by the coding sequence ATGAAACGACATTCTAGGATTTTCACCTGGGCTGCGGCGATCGCAGCCGGGCTTCTTTGGACCGCCGTCGTTCAGACCGGCTCGGTGAATCCAGCGGCCGCCGCTGAAACACCCAAAGGGCCGGAAGTCAAGGCCCTGGCCGGCGGGTCGCCGCTCCATGTGGCGAGCGATCGCATGGTGGTGGACCAGCGTTCCAATACCATCCGATTCGAAGGCCACGTGGTGGTCAAACAGGACGACTTGGTGATCACGGGAAAGCGGCTCACGGTGTACGCAAAGGAAGGCGCCGACCTTGCTGAAAACCAGATGATGGAAGAGGTGGAGCGCATCGAGGTGGAAGGCGAGGTGACGATCACCCGCGAGGACAAGGTCGCCCGAGCGGAGAAAGCGGTGTTCTTCCAGAAGGAACAGAAAATCATGTTGTCGGGAAACCCGCGGCTGATGCAGGGTAAGAACACTGTCCAAGGGCGCCTCATCACGCTCTACCTGGAAGAGGAACGAAGCGTGGTGGAGGGAACTTCCGACCAGCCGGTGCAGGCGGTGCTCCACCCCAAAAGGTCGGAGGATTGA
- the lptC gene encoding LPS export ABC transporter periplasmic protein LptC, producing MGIRGRLFHGLTAVAALVLVGALVFGFWKGESRRSNRAAIVQDDVSDSEMKLTDMEYTEVREGRRLWKLKASEARYDSESQKTLLSNVHLILYTKEGEPIVLESREGRLHAGTKDIDLWGDVRARLARGDRSYELVTESAHYRHGDGVIHSEAFTRITGPDMELEGNRWTYFLAAEQAVMEGSVQAVFTGVSFRRP from the coding sequence ATGGGAATTCGCGGCAGGTTGTTTCACGGTCTCACCGCGGTAGCGGCGCTGGTGCTTGTGGGCGCACTGGTTTTCGGTTTCTGGAAAGGAGAAAGCCGGCGCAGCAACCGCGCGGCGATCGTGCAGGACGATGTTTCGGATTCGGAGATGAAACTCACGGACATGGAATACACGGAGGTGCGCGAAGGGCGCAGACTCTGGAAACTGAAGGCGTCGGAGGCTCGTTACGACAGCGAGAGCCAGAAGACGCTCCTTTCCAACGTCCACCTGATCCTATATACGAAGGAGGGTGAACCCATCGTTCTGGAAAGCCGGGAAGGGCGCCTTCACGCCGGCACCAAGGATATCGACCTTTGGGGCGACGTGAGGGCCCGGCTGGCCCGGGGTGACCGGAGCTACGAGTTGGTCACGGAAAGCGCCCACTACCGCCACGGAGACGGCGTCATCCATTCGGAGGCCTTCACCCGGATAACCGGTCCGGACATGGAGCTGGAGGGGAACCGCTGGACCTACTTCCTTGCAGCGGAACAGGCGGTGATGGAAGGGTCGGTCCAGGCGGTTTTCACCGGCGTGAGCTTTCGGCGGCCGTAG
- a CDS encoding KdsC family phosphatase, with the protein MPAAEPRTSAVPDETVRRKAIAVRLMIFDVDGVLTDGRIIYHDDGSELKAYDVQDGHGIKLLLRAGLEVAFMSGRYCGAVARRAEGLGIRRVFQNIQHKAGAYAEIKEELGLRDAQVGYMGDDLIDIPVMRRVGFAVTVPNASPHVRPYAHYITRAAGGRGACREVCELLLHSQGLWESVTRRYFHDDFPSEV; encoded by the coding sequence ATGCCGGCTGCTGAACCTCGGACATCCGCCGTCCCGGACGAAACCGTCCGCCGGAAAGCCATCGCCGTGCGGCTCATGATTTTCGACGTGGACGGGGTCTTGACCGACGGTCGGATCATCTACCACGACGACGGTTCGGAACTGAAAGCCTACGACGTCCAAGACGGCCACGGCATCAAACTGCTGCTGCGTGCGGGTCTGGAAGTCGCCTTCATGTCGGGCCGCTACTGCGGAGCCGTGGCCCGGCGTGCGGAAGGACTGGGAATCCGTCGCGTGTTTCAGAACATCCAGCACAAGGCGGGCGCCTACGCGGAGATCAAGGAAGAACTCGGCCTCCGGGACGCCCAAGTGGGTTACATGGGCGACGACCTGATCGACATTCCCGTGATGCGGCGGGTCGGCTTCGCCGTTACGGTCCCCAACGCCAGCCCCCACGTGCGTCCCTACGCCCATTACATCACCCGGGCCGCCGGAGGCCGAGGAGCCTGCCGGGAAGTCTGCGAACTGCTCCTCCACTCGCAGGGACTCTGGGAATCGGTGACCCGTCGATACTTTCACGATGATTTCCCTTCCGAGGTCTGA
- the kdsA gene encoding 3-deoxy-8-phosphooctulonate synthase translates to MSTFEVLGNPVGKDRLFLIGGPCVLESEALALKVATFLKRTCDELGVPYIFKSSYDKANRTAIDSFRGPGLERGLAMLERVRREVGVPVLTDVHSRREAKEAARVVDIIQIPAFLVRQTDLVLAAGETGKPVNLKKAQFLAPWDMANVVKKVESTGNRKILLTERGTAFGYNNLVVDMRSIPVMAALGYPVVFDATHSVQLPGGLGRSSGGQRDFVRPLACAAVAAGADGVFFEVHEDPDRALCDGPNSLSLPDAGELLAVLVELYRTARRRCVRGESAAFADP, encoded by the coding sequence TTGTCGACGTTTGAAGTTCTTGGAAATCCCGTGGGGAAGGACCGCCTTTTCCTGATCGGAGGGCCCTGCGTGCTGGAAAGCGAAGCCCTGGCCCTCAAAGTGGCGACCTTTCTCAAAAGGACTTGCGATGAGCTGGGGGTTCCCTACATCTTCAAGAGTTCCTACGACAAGGCGAATCGAACCGCCATCGATTCCTTTCGCGGCCCCGGGCTGGAGCGCGGCCTGGCGATGTTGGAGCGTGTGCGGCGGGAAGTCGGCGTACCGGTCCTTACGGACGTTCATTCCCGGAGGGAAGCGAAAGAAGCGGCCCGGGTGGTGGACATCATCCAGATCCCGGCCTTTCTTGTCCGGCAGACAGACCTTGTCCTGGCGGCCGGCGAAACGGGAAAACCAGTGAACCTTAAGAAAGCCCAGTTTCTGGCTCCCTGGGACATGGCGAACGTGGTGAAGAAGGTCGAAAGCACCGGCAACCGTAAAATCCTTCTGACCGAGCGGGGGACTGCCTTCGGGTACAACAACCTGGTGGTGGACATGCGATCCATCCCCGTGATGGCGGCCCTGGGATACCCGGTGGTCTTCGACGCCACCCACAGCGTACAGCTTCCGGGGGGGCTGGGGCGGTCTTCGGGAGGTCAGCGCGACTTCGTGCGGCCGCTCGCCTGTGCGGCCGTGGCGGCCGGCGCCGACGGCGTCTTCTTCGAAGTCCACGAAGACCCCGACCGCGCCCTCTGCGACGGCCCCAACTCACTGTCGCTCCCGGACGCCGGAGAACTGCTCGCCGTGCTCGTGGAACTCTACCGGACCGCCCGGCGCCGTTGCGTAAGAGGCGAATCCGCCGCCTTCGCCGACCCCTGA